A genomic segment from Alteribacillus bidgolensis encodes:
- the truA gene encoding tRNA pseudouridine(38-40) synthase TruA, translating to MQRVKAVVSYEGTFFSGWQKQPGKRTVQEEIETALISIQKGQKTKVTASGRTDASVHAIAQVIHFDTSLSIPADKWPKAINSKLPEDIQIKEAEYTSSDFHARFDAVEKEYRYRVLPKREKDIFRRNTTFFYPYPIEVAEIKKAAAYLKGTHDFSSFCASGTDVVNMVRTVYKAEVLEKGDELHFIFRGNGFLYNMVRIMVGTLLEVGKGMRRPEDILEVIYTKKRSAAGKTAPGHALYLWEVCYEK from the coding sequence ATGCAGAGAGTAAAAGCTGTCGTTAGTTATGAAGGTACATTCTTTTCAGGATGGCAAAAGCAGCCAGGTAAACGTACAGTTCAAGAAGAAATAGAAACAGCTTTAATAAGCATTCAAAAAGGACAAAAAACAAAGGTCACAGCTTCAGGACGAACTGATGCTTCCGTTCATGCTATCGCTCAAGTTATTCATTTTGATACCTCCTTATCTATCCCAGCCGATAAGTGGCCAAAAGCAATCAACAGCAAATTACCGGAAGATATACAAATTAAAGAAGCAGAGTATACAAGTTCTGATTTTCATGCACGCTTCGATGCTGTCGAAAAAGAGTACCGTTACCGCGTTCTTCCAAAACGAGAAAAAGATATATTTAGAAGAAATACTACCTTTTTTTACCCGTACCCTATAGAAGTGGCTGAAATAAAAAAAGCAGCTGCTTACCTTAAAGGAACGCATGATTTTTCTTCCTTTTGTGCATCTGGTACCGATGTGGTGAATATGGTTCGGACAGTGTATAAAGCGGAAGTACTCGAAAAAGGAGATGAATTGCACTTTATTTTTCGAGGAAACGGCTTTCTATACAACATGGTGCGTATAATGGTGGGAACTCTGCTTGAGGTAGGAAAAGGCATGAGAAGACCAGAAGATATCCTTGAAGTAATCTACACAAAAAAACGAAGTGCTGCTGGAAAAACAGCGCCTGGCCATGCATTATATTTATGGGAAGTATGCTATGAAAAATAG
- the rpsI gene encoding 30S ribosomal protein S9 codes for MAQVQYYGTGRRKNSVARVFVVPGDGSITINNRDIDEYFDLETLKLVVKQPLAETGTEGQYDLKVNVNGGGFTGQAGAIRHGVARALLEVDPDFRKPLKNAGYLTRDARMKERKKYGLKAARRAPQFSKR; via the coding sequence TTGGCACAAGTGCAATATTACGGTACTGGCCGTCGTAAGAACTCCGTTGCCCGTGTATTCGTTGTACCTGGTGACGGTAGTATCACTATTAACAATCGCGACATTGATGAATATTTTGACCTTGAAACACTTAAACTTGTCGTAAAACAACCACTTGCTGAAACTGGCACAGAAGGTCAGTATGATTTAAAAGTAAACGTAAACGGTGGAGGATTTACAGGACAGGCAGGTGCTATCCGTCATGGTGTAGCACGTGCACTTCTTGAAGTAGATCCTGATTTCCGCAAGCCGCTTAAGAACGCTGGTTACCTTACTCGTGATGCTCGTATGAAAGAGCGTAAAAAGTACGGTCTCAAAGCAGCACGTCGTGCGCCACAGTTCTCGAAGCGTTAA
- the kynU gene encoding kynureninase encodes MAVNQNHLYSEKYAKELDQEDPLKDYREEFYIGDAIYLDGNSLGLLSKRAEKSLMTILNSWKEYGIDGWTSGENPWYYLSRDLGKKLAPLVGAQAEEVIVTGSTTTNIHQLVSTFYKPTSKRYRILADDATFPSDIYALKSQLQLKGYNPSEALIQVESQGDILVEEQIIDQMKEDVALILLPSVLYRSGQILDMKRLTAEAHKRNIIIGFDLCHSIGAIPHELDKSDVDFAMWCTYKHINGGPGSVGALYVNKKHFGQNPGLSGWFSSRKDIQFEMKHELTADVDAGAFEIGTPHVLSMAPLIGSLNMFNEAGINSIRKKSLALTDYMLDLITYELKEFGFEIVTPLEHSKRGGHILLKHPYSASICKALKSARIIPDYREPNFIRLGPVALYNSFHDIWKTIQSLKQIMTEEKYKNFANKRDIIA; translated from the coding sequence ATGGCAGTGAACCAAAACCATTTATATTCAGAAAAGTACGCAAAAGAATTAGACCAAGAGGATCCTTTAAAGGATTATCGAGAGGAATTTTATATAGGAGATGCTATTTATCTGGATGGTAACTCTCTCGGTCTTTTATCAAAAAGAGCAGAAAAGTCCCTTATGACTATTCTGAACTCGTGGAAAGAATACGGTATTGATGGTTGGACCAGCGGTGAAAATCCGTGGTATTACCTTTCCCGGGATTTAGGGAAGAAGCTGGCCCCTTTAGTTGGTGCTCAAGCTGAAGAAGTAATTGTTACAGGATCTACGACAACCAATATTCATCAGCTAGTGTCTACGTTCTATAAGCCAACTTCTAAAAGGTACAGAATATTAGCTGATGATGCTACCTTCCCATCTGACATTTATGCGTTAAAGAGCCAGCTGCAATTGAAAGGATATAACCCTTCTGAAGCACTTATTCAAGTAGAGAGCCAGGGTGATATCCTAGTAGAAGAGCAAATCATCGATCAGATGAAAGAGGACGTAGCTCTCATTTTATTACCAAGCGTGCTTTATAGAAGCGGACAAATTTTAGATATGAAAAGACTGACAGCAGAAGCTCACAAAAGAAATATTATTATAGGCTTTGACTTATGTCATTCCATTGGAGCAATTCCTCATGAGCTTGATAAATCGGATGTTGATTTCGCTATGTGGTGTACCTATAAGCATATAAACGGAGGGCCTGGATCTGTCGGGGCATTGTATGTTAATAAAAAGCACTTTGGCCAGAATCCCGGATTGTCCGGCTGGTTTAGCTCTAGAAAAGATATCCAGTTTGAAATGAAACACGAATTAACGGCAGACGTAGATGCTGGTGCTTTTGAAATCGGCACCCCCCATGTTTTAAGCATGGCACCGCTGATTGGCTCGCTTAATATGTTTAATGAAGCGGGCATAAACAGCATTCGAAAAAAGTCCTTGGCACTTACAGATTACATGTTAGACTTAATCACCTATGAGCTGAAAGAATTTGGTTTCGAGATTGTAACACCACTTGAACACTCAAAACGTGGCGGACATATTCTTTTAAAACATCCGTACTCAGCAAGTATTTGCAAAGCACTTAAAAGTGCTCGTATCATTCCTGATTACAGAGAACCTAACTTTATTAGATTAGGGCCTGTTGCATTATATAACTCGTTCCATGACATTTGGAAAACGATTCAATCGCTCAAACAAATTATGACAGAAGAAAAATATAAAAATTTTGCTAATAAGCGAGACATTATCGCCTAA
- the rplM gene encoding 50S ribosomal protein L13 yields the protein MRTTYMAKTDEVERKWYVIDAEGQTLGRLSSEVASILRGKNKPQYTPHIDTGDNVIIINAEKIELTGKKLRDKMYYSHSQYPGGLKETRASEMRANKPERMIELAVKGMLPKGSLGRKQAKKLHVFAGPEHNHQAQQPEKYELRG from the coding sequence ATGCGTACGACATATATGGCTAAGACCGACGAAGTAGAGCGCAAATGGTATGTTATCGACGCAGAAGGCCAAACACTGGGTCGTTTGTCCAGTGAAGTAGCTTCTATTCTTCGCGGCAAAAACAAGCCTCAATATACACCGCACATTGATACGGGAGATAATGTGATCATTATCAATGCAGAGAAAATTGAACTTACTGGAAAGAAGCTCCGTGATAAGATGTATTACAGCCACAGTCAGTATCCTGGCGGATTAAAAGAAACACGCGCGTCTGAAATGCGTGCAAATAAACCAGAGAGAATGATTGAGCTTGCAGTAAAAGGAATGCTTCCAAAAGGTTCACTCGGACGTAAGCAAGCGAAAAAGCTTCATGTATTTGCAGGACCAGAACACAATCATCAAGCACAACAGCCTGAGAAGTACGAACTTCGCGGCTAA
- the rpsK gene encoding 30S ribosomal protein S11, whose translation MAKAKTNTRKRRQRKNIEAGVAHIRSTFNNTIVTITDTQGNALSWASAGALGFKGSRKSTPFAAQMAAETASKAAMEHGLKTVEVAVKGPGAGREAAIRSLQATGLEVSVIRDVTPVPHNGCRPPKRRRV comes from the coding sequence ATGGCAAAAGCTAAAACTAATACTCGTAAACGTCGTCAGCGTAAGAATATTGAGGCTGGAGTCGCTCATATCCGCTCGACGTTTAACAATACCATCGTGACGATTACAGACACGCAGGGGAATGCTCTTTCTTGGGCAAGTGCTGGTGCTCTTGGTTTTAAAGGTTCCCGTAAATCTACACCATTCGCAGCTCAAATGGCTGCAGAAACAGCTTCAAAAGCGGCAATGGAACATGGTTTGAAAACAGTAGAAGTTGCTGTTAAAGGACCTGGTGCTGGTCGCGAAGCAGCAATTCGTTCTCTGCAAGCTACAGGGCTTGAAGTTAGTGTCATCCGCGATGTGACTCCGGTACCTCATAATGGCTGCCGCCCGCCGAAACGTCGCAGAGTTTAA
- a CDS encoding energy-coupling factor transporter ATPase, with protein MKIVFEQVEHIYMEKTPFETSALKDVSITFPNNSCTAVIGRTGSGKSTLVQHINGLLKPNKGNVIIGDQVIHANTKRKHIKSLRKKVGMVFQYPEHQLFEDTVEKDLLFGPKNIGLNVENKKKELPELLERVGLDETFLERSPFDLSGGQMRRAAIAGVLAMEPDILILDEPTAGLDPKGQEEILTLFKDWHEQKKTTMIMITHQMEEASRLAEQVIVMDDGQIAMEGSPKEIYKRENELKQLDLDIPEGVKVLKYLEENTGVSFSEWSLTPEKAADELMMLSNKKE; from the coding sequence ATGAAGATCGTATTTGAGCAGGTAGAACACATTTATATGGAAAAAACCCCGTTTGAAACCAGTGCTCTAAAAGATGTTTCGATTACGTTTCCGAACAATTCGTGTACTGCCGTAATTGGGCGGACAGGTTCGGGCAAGTCAACTTTAGTCCAGCATATTAATGGTCTGCTAAAGCCCAATAAAGGAAATGTAATTATTGGAGATCAAGTCATTCATGCTAATACAAAACGAAAACATATAAAATCCTTGCGTAAAAAAGTAGGGATGGTTTTTCAATACCCAGAACATCAGTTATTTGAAGATACTGTAGAAAAGGATTTGTTATTTGGACCAAAAAATATAGGGTTAAATGTTGAAAACAAGAAAAAAGAACTTCCGGAATTGTTAGAGCGTGTTGGTTTAGATGAAACGTTTTTAGAACGCTCCCCATTTGATTTAAGCGGGGGACAAATGAGACGAGCAGCAATTGCTGGTGTGCTTGCAATGGAGCCTGATATCCTAATATTGGATGAACCAACAGCGGGACTTGATCCAAAAGGACAGGAAGAGATACTGACGTTATTTAAAGATTGGCATGAACAAAAGAAAACAACAATGATTATGATTACTCATCAAATGGAAGAAGCATCTCGTCTAGCTGAACAAGTTATTGTTATGGATGACGGACAGATAGCAATGGAAGGGTCTCCAAAAGAAATATATAAACGAGAAAATGAGTTAAAACAATTGGATTTGGATATACCTGAAGGTGTCAAAGTACTAAAATACCTAGAAGAAAACACAGGGGTTTCATTTTCAGAATGGTCCTTGACCCCAGAGAAAGCAGCAGACGAACTTATGATGCTATCAAACAAGAAGGAGTAA
- a CDS encoding energy-coupling factor transporter transmembrane component T family protein: MFEHVIIGQYLPGSSFLHRMDARAKLIAVFSFIFIIFLMNSWAGYGMLWAGAAIIYFLSGIPFRYIRKGMFPILILIVFTFFLHALFTKEGEILISAGFFTLYKGGVEQGVFIAFRLILLVFITSLLTLTTSPIDLTDALEQLFTPLKRIGVPAHEIALMMSIAIRFIPTLLQETEKIVKAQSARGADFNKGTFQERSQAFVALLVPLFVRAFKRAEDLAFAMEARGYNGGEGRTKLRQLTWSFRDSAACTAVLIFGILLLFFRD; the protein is encoded by the coding sequence ATGTTTGAACATGTGATTATAGGCCAATATTTGCCTGGTTCTTCTTTTTTACATCGAATGGATGCCAGGGCCAAATTAATAGCAGTGTTTTCATTTATTTTTATTATATTTTTGATGAATAGTTGGGCTGGATACGGTATGCTCTGGGCAGGAGCAGCTATTATTTATTTTTTATCCGGAATACCGTTTCGCTATATTCGTAAAGGGATGTTCCCGATTTTAATTTTAATTGTGTTTACTTTCTTTCTTCATGCTCTTTTCACTAAAGAAGGGGAAATTCTTATATCTGCAGGATTTTTTACACTATATAAGGGCGGTGTAGAACAAGGTGTGTTTATCGCATTTCGATTAATTTTACTTGTGTTTATTACCTCCCTATTGACGCTGACTACCAGTCCGATTGATTTAACCGATGCACTAGAGCAGCTGTTTACTCCTTTAAAACGTATTGGAGTACCAGCACACGAAATAGCATTAATGATGTCAATTGCAATCCGTTTTATTCCGACACTGCTGCAGGAAACAGAAAAAATCGTCAAGGCCCAGTCAGCCAGAGGTGCTGATTTTAATAAAGGTACATTTCAAGAGCGATCACAAGCATTTGTTGCATTGCTTGTTCCATTATTTGTTCGAGCGTTTAAGCGGGCAGAAGATCTAGCTTTTGCTATGGAAGCCCGTGGTTATAATGGAGGAGAAGGAAGAACAAAACTTCGTCAACTGACTTGGTCATTTCGTGATAGTGCAGCCTGTACAGCTGTACTGATATTTGGAATTTTATTGCTTTTTTTCAGGGATTAA
- a CDS encoding DNA-directed RNA polymerase subunit alpha, which yields MIEIEKPNIETVEVSEDAKYGKFVVEPLERGYGTTLGNSLRRILLSSLPGAAVTTIQIDGVLHEFSTIEGVVEDVTTIVLNLKKLALKIYSDEEKVLEIDAQGEGVVTAKDITHDSDVDILNPDLHIATLTEGANFHMRLTAHRGRGYVPAEGNNSEDLPIGVLPIDSIYTPVARVNYQVENTRVGQITNYDKLTLDVWTDGSIRPEEAVSLGAKIMNEHLNIFIGLTDQAQNAEIMVEKEEDQKEKVLEMTIEELDLSVRSYNCLKRAGINTVQELTQKSEEDMMKVRNLGRKSLEEVQEKLGELGLGLRKEE from the coding sequence ATGATCGAAATCGAAAAGCCTAATATCGAAACGGTTGAAGTAAGCGAGGATGCCAAATACGGCAAATTTGTCGTAGAACCGTTAGAACGTGGTTACGGTACAACTCTAGGAAATTCCTTGCGTCGTATCCTTTTATCCTCCCTTCCAGGAGCTGCTGTTACGACAATTCAAATCGATGGGGTGCTTCATGAGTTTTCAACCATTGAAGGGGTTGTCGAAGATGTCACTACGATCGTTTTGAATTTGAAGAAGCTTGCCTTGAAGATATACTCCGATGAAGAGAAAGTGCTTGAGATTGACGCACAGGGCGAAGGCGTTGTAACTGCAAAAGATATTACACACGACAGTGACGTTGATATCCTTAATCCGGATTTGCACATCGCTACACTTACAGAAGGTGCGAACTTTCATATGCGTCTAACGGCGCATCGTGGACGCGGTTATGTTCCTGCTGAAGGAAATAACAGCGAAGACCTTCCAATTGGGGTGCTTCCTATTGATTCTATCTATACACCAGTTGCCCGGGTAAACTATCAAGTGGAAAATACGCGTGTTGGTCAAATTACTAACTATGATAAGCTGACACTTGATGTGTGGACAGATGGAAGCATTCGCCCTGAGGAAGCTGTTTCGCTTGGTGCTAAAATCATGAATGAGCATTTGAATATTTTTATCGGCCTCACGGATCAGGCACAAAATGCTGAGATCATGGTTGAAAAAGAAGAGGACCAGAAAGAAAAAGTACTTGAAATGACAATTGAAGAACTGGACCTTTCTGTTCGTTCTTACAACTGCTTAAAACGAGCAGGTATCAATACAGTACAGGAACTAACGCAAAAATCGGAAGAAGATATGATGAAAGTCCGAAACCTTGGCCGCAAATCTCTTGAGGAAGTTCAAGAGAAGCTAGGTGAATTAGGTCTTGGCCTGCGTAAGGAAGAATAA
- the rplQ gene encoding 50S ribosomal protein L17, whose protein sequence is MSAYAKLGRNSSARKALFRDLTTDLIINERIETTHAKAKELRPVIEKMVTLGKRGDLHARRQAAQFVRKETADEENGKDAVQKLFDEIAPRYEERQGGYTRVLKVGPRRGDAAELAIIEFV, encoded by the coding sequence ATGTCTGCATATGCAAAGCTTGGACGTAATAGTTCTGCACGTAAAGCACTATTTCGTGATCTTACGACAGATCTTATCATTAATGAACGTATCGAAACCACTCATGCAAAAGCGAAAGAATTGCGTCCTGTCATTGAGAAAATGGTGACACTTGGGAAACGTGGAGATCTTCATGCACGCCGCCAAGCAGCTCAATTCGTTCGTAAGGAAACAGCAGATGAGGAAAATGGAAAAGATGCTGTTCAAAAATTGTTCGATGAGATTGCACCTCGTTATGAAGAACGTCAAGGCGGATATACCCGCGTTCTGAAAGTAGGTCCTCGCCGCGGGGATGCTGCGGAATTAGCTATCATTGAATTCGTATAA
- a CDS encoding energy-coupling factor transporter ATPase has product MNAVRLKNVSFRYDEEGPWILNKLNASIHHGEWIAVIGPNGSGKSTLSRLFNGLFSPTLGEVFIGEQSTKAEENLPDIRKHVGMVFQNPDHQFVAPTVRDDIAFGMENAGVEREEMVLRIEQAASQTGVERILEAEPHRLSGGQKQRVAIAGILALHPKIMVLDEVTSMLDPKGRKEVMATVENLHTNEGVTIVSVTHHLHEALLADRVWYMEEGNIAFDLESEKLFSELKWLKDKNIPLPYGFELLEALRKRNQPTSSLETFIRETVKYEDRI; this is encoded by the coding sequence ATGAATGCTGTACGGTTGAAAAATGTTTCCTTTCGATATGATGAAGAAGGACCTTGGATTTTAAATAAATTAAATGCTTCCATTCATCATGGCGAATGGATCGCTGTTATAGGTCCAAATGGTTCCGGAAAATCAACGTTGTCCCGGCTTTTTAACGGGTTATTTTCTCCAACGCTGGGTGAAGTTTTTATAGGGGAGCAATCTACAAAAGCAGAAGAAAATCTACCTGATATTAGAAAGCATGTAGGGATGGTATTTCAAAATCCAGATCATCAGTTTGTGGCTCCTACTGTAAGAGATGATATTGCATTTGGAATGGAGAATGCAGGAGTAGAAAGGGAAGAGATGGTTCTTCGGATCGAGCAGGCTGCAAGCCAGACAGGAGTCGAAAGGATACTCGAAGCAGAGCCGCACCGTCTTTCAGGAGGTCAAAAACAGAGGGTAGCAATTGCGGGGATACTGGCGTTACACCCTAAAATAATGGTATTAGATGAAGTGACTTCTATGCTCGATCCAAAAGGGAGAAAGGAAGTAATGGCCACTGTGGAAAACCTCCATACCAACGAAGGCGTCACGATAGTATCAGTCACTCATCACCTTCATGAAGCACTGCTTGCAGACCGTGTATGGTACATGGAAGAAGGAAACATTGCTTTTGATTTAGAATCTGAAAAGTTATTTTCCGAATTAAAATGGCTCAAAGATAAAAATATTCCCCTACCTTATGGATTTGAACTGCTAGAAGCCTTACGAAAAAGAAATCAGCCTACCTCTTCGTTAGAAACCTTTATTAGGGAGACGGTGAAGTATGAAGATCGTATTTGA
- a CDS encoding TetR/AcrR family transcriptional regulator translates to MANSRQQQAIETKNRLLKAAELVFLEHGFQNTTIRLINNKAETGHGTAYVYFKNKEDFLIKIMEDTMEQFTKIASIPFHPATSNEAYELVSNQVKLFLSLAIKKKELMKVFKEAIGVSKEVEARWQDIRDQFTASITKDIMYAQEYKLADSSLSPSLVARLWFYTNEMFMWEVIHESPSNDIEDIIKHMTTIYMKGLYSNPQQ, encoded by the coding sequence GTGGCTAATAGTAGGCAGCAGCAAGCCATAGAAACAAAGAATAGATTATTGAAAGCAGCAGAGTTAGTTTTCCTAGAACATGGTTTTCAAAATACAACGATTCGACTCATTAATAATAAAGCAGAAACAGGCCATGGAACAGCTTACGTATACTTTAAAAATAAAGAAGATTTCCTTATTAAAATAATGGAAGATACGATGGAACAATTTACAAAGATTGCTTCTATTCCGTTTCATCCTGCTACATCAAACGAAGCTTATGAACTTGTTTCAAACCAAGTTAAACTCTTTCTGTCACTAGCTATAAAGAAAAAAGAGTTGATGAAGGTATTCAAGGAAGCAATTGGTGTTTCAAAAGAAGTAGAAGCAAGATGGCAAGATATTCGTGATCAATTTACAGCCAGCATTACAAAGGACATTATGTATGCTCAAGAGTATAAACTTGCCGATTCGAGCCTTTCCCCATCTTTAGTAGCAAGGTTATGGTTTTATACAAACGAGATGTTTATGTGGGAAGTCATTCATGAATCGCCCTCTAATGATATCGAGGATATTATCAAGCATATGACAACTATTTATATGAAAGGGCTTTACAGTAATCCGCAGCAATAA